In one window of Trichocoleus sp. FACHB-46 DNA:
- a CDS encoding beta-phosphoglucomutase family hydrolase, with amino-acid sequence MSQFNSSIALSQFDAVLFDLDGVITATAKVHADCWKRIFDGFLKQRAEETDEPFQPFDIQNDYKLYVDGKMRYVGVQSFLESRGIQLAYGEPSAPPGYDTVCALGNFKDVFFNEVLQAKGIEVYEGSLALIRHLSDRGFKLAVVSSSHHCKAVLKVAGIEHFFAAVVDGNLVDELHLAGKPAPDAFLLGAKQLGVEPKRTIVFEDAISGVQAGHDGGFGLVVGVDRKGDPEALQKNGADIVVQDLSELLG; translated from the coding sequence GTGAGCCAGTTCAACTCATCCATCGCTTTGAGTCAGTTTGATGCTGTCCTATTTGATTTAGATGGCGTGATCACCGCAACCGCGAAGGTTCATGCTGATTGCTGGAAACGGATATTTGATGGGTTTCTTAAGCAACGGGCTGAAGAGACCGATGAACCCTTTCAACCCTTCGATATCCAGAATGACTACAAGCTGTATGTTGATGGAAAAATGCGGTATGTTGGCGTTCAAAGTTTTTTGGAATCGAGAGGCATTCAGTTAGCTTATGGAGAGCCATCCGCTCCTCCTGGCTATGATACGGTTTGTGCCCTTGGTAATTTCAAGGACGTTTTTTTTAACGAAGTACTTCAGGCAAAAGGAATTGAGGTATACGAAGGATCACTTGCTCTCATCCGTCATTTGAGCGATCGCGGGTTCAAATTAGCGGTTGTGTCATCAAGTCACCATTGCAAAGCTGTGCTTAAGGTGGCTGGAATTGAGCATTTCTTTGCTGCTGTGGTTGATGGCAATCTAGTCGATGAATTGCACCTGGCTGGAAAACCTGCCCCAGATGCTTTTCTGTTGGGGGCAAAACAACTTGGGGTTGAACCAAAGCGAACGATTGTTTTTGAGGATGCTATTTCAGGTGTCCAGGCGGGTCACGACGGTGGATTTGGACTCGTGGTTGGAGTCGATCGCAAAGGAGATCCTGAGGCACTGCAAAAAAACGGAGCGGATATTGTTGTCCAAGATTTGAGTGAGTTACTTGGCTGA
- a CDS encoding group 1 truncated hemoglobin yields MTTLFEKLGGAAAVDLAVDKFYQRVLQDERIKHFFANVDMVKQRAHQKAFLTYAFGGTNKYDGRYMRKAHKELVEKQGLNSEHFDAVAENLMATLKEMGVSQALLAEVAAIAAAPQHRKDVLNQ; encoded by the coding sequence ATGACGACTTTATTTGAAAAACTCGGTGGTGCGGCGGCTGTTGACTTAGCGGTTGACAAATTCTATCAGCGAGTCTTGCAGGATGAGCGCATCAAGCACTTCTTTGCCAATGTAGATATGGTAAAACAACGGGCACACCAGAAGGCTTTTCTGACCTATGCCTTTGGCGGAACTAATAAATACGACGGTCGTTATATGCGGAAAGCCCACAAAGAGTTGGTAGAAAAGCAAGGTTTAAACAGCGAACACTTTGATGCCGTTGCAGAAAACCTGATGGCAACGCTCAAGGAGATGGGAGTTTCTCAAGCGCTACTGGCAGAAGTTGCGGCGATCGCGGCTGCCCCCCAACACAGAAAAGATGTCTTAAACCAGTAA
- a CDS encoding alternative oxidase, translating to MIRLLVNFLEALLNTFYQGRDRIFARFFVLETVARVPYFAYTSVLHLYETMGWWRKSDWLKVHFAESWNELHHLLIAESLGGNDHWYDRSLARIGGLIYYWVIVLVYILNPRAAYHFMQHVEEHAYHTYDLFLQEHGEVLKQMPAPEVAINYYRDGDLYMFDEFQTTHPEAFRRPQIENLYDVFVAVREDELEHVKTMIACQQPEAQDTFQSPHTENSPALPESVRAAIATATGQIVQAAEKEPVEV from the coding sequence ATGATACGACTGCTCGTCAACTTCTTAGAAGCGCTACTCAACACCTTTTATCAAGGTCGCGATCGCATTTTTGCACGATTTTTTGTCCTAGAAACAGTGGCTCGGGTGCCTTATTTTGCCTACACCTCGGTCTTGCATTTATATGAAACGATGGGCTGGTGGCGCAAATCGGACTGGCTGAAAGTGCATTTTGCTGAGTCCTGGAATGAACTGCATCATCTCCTGATTGCCGAATCTCTCGGTGGCAACGACCACTGGTACGATCGCTCCCTGGCTCGGATTGGCGGATTGATTTACTACTGGGTGATTGTTTTGGTGTATATCCTCAATCCCCGCGCTGCCTACCACTTCATGCAGCATGTTGAAGAGCACGCCTACCACACCTACGACCTGTTTCTCCAAGAGCACGGTGAAGTCCTCAAACAAATGCCTGCGCCAGAAGTCGCAATCAACTACTACCGGGATGGCGACTTGTATATGTTTGACGAATTCCAAACGACGCATCCTGAGGCATTTCGTCGTCCTCAAATTGAGAATCTCTATGATGTCTTTGTTGCCGTTCGCGAAGACGAATTAGAGCATGTCAAGACGATGATTGCCTGTCAACAGCCTGAAGCACAAGATACGTTCCAAAGCCCTCACACCGAAAACAGCCCTGCCTTGCCAGAGTCGGTGAGAGCCGCGATCGCTACGGCAACCGGACAAATTGTGCAAGCAGCAGAAAAAGAACCGGTTGAAGTGTAG